The genome window GTCCAAGTGGCACCTAAATCGTTACTCTTAAATGCGTAGGGCGTTGAATTTCCACCTGCGTTGGCGATAAACGTGAGATACGAAAACGATCCGTTTACAAAACCTCGAACCGGATAGATGGAATCGGTACTGGATAGCGCGGACAACGCGATCACTTGTTGATACGAGTTTCCCGGAGAAGTCAATCCCCCCATAGAAGTCAAATCCCCAAACGTGGAAGTAATTCTTAAAGTACCGGCGCCGTGTTCGAGATAATGCGATTGAGTTCCGATCGGAGAAAGAAAGAAACTGCTCGGACCGGAATTCGTATAAGCGCCGGTTTTATAGTTGGATACTAGAGTGATCGGAGTCGGTCCGCCGAACGCCGCAACACCCCCGTTGGTGGAATAGAACTGATACGAATTACCGCTGATCGAATCCGCACACCAACCCACGGAACCGTTGTTGTAAACGTTCGTGCAGGAAGTGGGAACCGGTCCTGCGATCGTCTGCAGGTTGGTAAAATCGCTATTCGTATTGTAACAGGTGGTCGTACTTCCCAACTTTTGACAAAAGACGAGCTTTTCCACCGCACCGACGTTGAACGGTCCAAACCCGACAATCGGAGCGCCCGCAACCGGGGGCGTAAACTGCGTAAAGGTCATTCTGGTTCCCGCGCTCGGAAGACTCAGACCGACCCAGTAATAATAATTATAAACGCCCGTTGTCTCCAGAACCTCGAACAGGATCGCGTATTTGTTCGCGGTGTTCCCTGCAGTATATCCGTAACCTACCATGCTGGTAATTTGTCCTCCGATCATAGGCACGTTCGTCGGAATCATAAGCGTTCCGTTCTGACTCGCGATGATCAGATCGATCCGGTTTCTGGAATCATCCAAGCCGAAATTTCTACGCACATACGAAACGTAGACGTCCAATCCCGCAGGCCGAAACGCCGAATACTGATTGATCATAAAGTTCGTGTAACCGGTCGCACCTGAAAAAAAAGTCCGCAGAATACTAAGAGCTCCCGTAGGATCGAATTGACTCTCTTCGAATTTATAGCAGTTCAGAAGAAGAGAAAGCATTAGAATAGAATAATATTTTTTCATACGATTCCCCTTAAAAAAACCAGTTGTACCGAGCTTCCGCTCTCCAACCGAAAGCGTTGCCGGAGCCAGCGTTCAACGGATTCACTTCCCTCATCGAATCCAATTGTAACCCCTTTGTTCGAATTAGGCCATCCGGAGTTACTGCGATTTCCTCCTTTTCCCATTCCACACCCGTAAAATAAGCATGAGTGAGCTGAATCAAATAAATCAGCGCGGTCCCGGCCGCCACGCTTTGATAGTCTTGGATGGATTTTTTGTAAGCGGCCCGTTTATCGCCTACGTAGGCTTCTCCGAACAATAAATTTCCGGAAGCCTGTCCGTACAAAGACGCCTCGTCGTAGGCCGCCTTTTTACTTTCTATTTGTTTTGCGGCAAGTCCCGTCGCAACCGCTCCTGTCCAAAATAAGGCGCCGTAAACGATCGCCGTTTTTTTCCGCTCCGCCTTGTAATGACCCCAACCAGGAAGAACCGCGGATCTCCAAACAAGACTCCAACGGCTTCTCGTTCCTGAAGTTTTCACCGGCGGATTGATGACGACCGCTTCTTCCTCGATTCGTTTTTTCTCTTCGGCAGATTTGGCTTCTCGAATTTTCGTTTCTTCTTCTTGGCGGATTCGTTTCGCCTCGTCTTCGTTTACTTCTTTGTAGATAACTTTCAGAATGCTCCGCTTTGAAATCGTCCGAACCCCTCCGTCTGCGGTTCGTACGGTGATTGCCTTTTCGTTTTGACCGGTGACTTCTCCTTTGAGAGAGGTTCCATCTTTCAGAAGAATCGTCTGCGCACTCCATAGGGGCATCGAAAAAAACAAAGAGAAAATAAGAATGGATCGAAAAGAAGAAGTTGTGAAGCGCTTCAAAAAAAACTCCGCGGGAATTTTAAAAAAGAATCCCTGTCCTAAACAGAACTCGTTGGAAATTCTTTTCCAAAAGATCTTAACGTAGACGGAACCATGTTATCAATAACTTTTTGGTTTTGGATTTCGTAATAAATTCGTAAACGAAAAAACCCCAGGAAAAAAACTACTCCCGCTCGGACATCTTGCGTAAAATTCAGGCTAATTGAGTCGGATTTTCGGGAATTTTTTATGCGGTTCCGTTTATTTCGTTTGCGGGTTACGCTCGACCTGATCGCTTGATTGCGGCCTTAAGATTTCACAATCAAGCCGTGTTTCGAATAGAATTCGCTTAACAACGATTCGAGTTTTTCCGGTTGGTCGTGATGCATATTGTGACCCGCGTTTTCAATCTCGATATATTCAAGATGTCTAAAATGCGAAAGAATCTCCTCGCGGTTTTCCGGCATCAAATGAGTTTCCTTTCCGTAGATGATCAGGGTCGGGGAATCGATACATTCCCAGAGATGTCTCGTCAGATACGGGGAAAATACGAAGGGAAACCCGCGTTTGTACAAAGGATCGTTTTTCCATTGATATCCTGAATCCGTTTTTTTGGAAAGATAGACCGCAAGATCGCGAACCTTTTCCAAACTCAAACGCGGATACACTGGCTTTAAACGAAGGGTCAGTTCGTCCACGCTTGAAAAACTCTTATTCTTTCGTTCCTTGGTTCCGACCTCGTTGTTTTCCAACGTGTCGAGCCAGGCTTTTAGACGTTTTTTTTCGAACTCGGGAGATTGAATCGACATAAACCCTTCCAGACAAACGACGCTCAAAACCCGTTCCGGATAGATTCCCGCAAATCGCGCTCCGATTCCCCCTCCCATCGAATGACCTAAAATGTGGAATTTTTCGGGAAGAAATCGGGAGATGAACGTCTTCACGTCTACGAGGGTTTGAATGAAATGATAATTCCCTTCGCGGAGCCAATCGGAATCTCCGTGACCTCTATAATCAAATCGATATATATCGAAATGTTGCGATAAGAACGAGAACTGGTAGAGAAAGGTATCGGACGCGTCCTGAAATCCGTGAAACAAAAGGATCGCGTTGTTCTTTTCGTTCTTGTGGATTTTATAGGAAAGATTGTATCCGCCGGATTGAAAAAAGCCGCTTTCGATTTCACCCATATCAGCCTCTGAATAATTCCCGCCAGTCTTTCGGAAGCCGAGGAATCCTGAAAGCAGAAACTCTTTCTGCGTGAAGTTCGTCCCCGTCGTACAGACCCAAAATCGATTCCAGATCGGAAATCAAATCTAACGTTACCTTTTTTCCAAGTCCGTTTAACGCGGAGGAATTTAAGACGGATTCCAATTTTTCCTTCGACTTTTCCGCCTGCATACGGGAGCCTCGTCCGTTGGGTTTCACATAAATCTTGTGCAACGAAACGGAAAGCTGGATCAACGCCTGCAAAAAAGTCTTTCGAGGTCCGAAATCCTTTTTCCATTGGAATTCCAAAACCTCGTGCGCCTCGAAATACTTTCCTTCGTGAAACAATCGTTCCGCATTTTGATAAGCGAAGTCGATCGTGAGTTCGGGATCGTTTGTCGAAGTGATATGTTCGAACAGAGCCACGATTTCGGGATCAAACTTCAAAACGTTTCCAATCCTCGATTCGAATCTCGGAAAGAGCGGTCCCGAACGAAAGAGCCGCGTCCTCCACATACGTTTTCTTTCTCATCCCGAGCAGCACCGTTCCTTCCCGTAGAGAAGAATGCAGGAGATGCAACGCGATTCCGGAAAGATTCCAACCCCGATACTGCGGATAGTATTTTAGAATCTTCTCATAAACGGAGGATCGATCCTCGGCGTTCTTTTGTAACACGTACTGTTCCAGGATCGGAAGAGACTTGTTCAGGATCTCGATGTAATCCCCTTGTTTTTCCGGACCTGCGATCGTTTCCACTTGAGAGATCAGTTGTTGCACGATCGGAATCACGGTGCGCTCTAGAAATTGACTCAGATGATCCTGATTTTGAAACTGATCCAAATACGGCTCCGTAACAGAACGAAACGTGTATTTGTACGAACCCGCGGGAAGAAGGGAAAGAATCGTCGCTTCCTGCGCATAAATTCCGTTCAACTCTTCTTTTAAAAGAGCGAGAATACCCTCTCCGCTTTTTTTCGGATCATAAGAAAGTCTGAATATACTTCCCGCGTTCGAAATCGCGTTCAAGGGGCGATTGATCAAGGGAAGAAGTCCGTTTTCCCGAATGATTTCCACAAGGCTTTTGCCCTCGAATTGCGGTTCGAGAAAACCGATTTCCAAAAGATTGGCCGGGAACTGAACGACGGCAAAACCGGATTCTTCAAGAGAGAGTTCGTTTTGCACTTCCTTTGCGATCCGTAAAACTCGCTGCAAAGAAGTCGCCGTATATTTTTGCGGATCTTCCGGAAACGTATTGGAAGAAATTCCGTAATAGAGAATTTTACCTTCCTTTCTTTTTTGTTCCAGGAACCGGAAAGCGTTCTTAATTCTTTCGTAATATTGTTCGATCGCCTTTTCTTTCGGAACGTTATGCTTCTCCCGATCCATCAAAAAGTATTCGGGATTGTGAAGCAGGAACACGTCCACGGTTTCCAGTCCGAGACGTTTCAAAGAACGTTCTAGTTGATCCTCTAAAAAATCCGGATGAATGCAGTGATAACATCCTTCGGAGTAATAGGTGATCTCCGGAAATTCTTTGTTTTGTTTTTCCAGTTCGGTTACGATTTGTAGATTTCTTCCTTGGATATAACCGGCCTTTGTGACGAGGAAAACGTCTTCGCGCTTCAATTCTCCCTTTCCTATTTTTTTATGGAGAACCTTTCCGATTAAACTTTCGCTTTCTCCGTTTCCGTAATTGGAGGAAGTGTCGATCACGTTGAATCCCCGAGCCAACGAAAGTTCCAAAGCGGATTCATGTTCGGGAGATTCGAGTCCGACTCGATAACATCCGAACGCGATTCGGGAAAGTTTTCGTCCCCGAAACGTATAATACGGATTTAAAGTTTTCGTATCTTCCGGATATTTTTTTCGAAGGGGAGAATGCTCCGCAAATTCTTTCGTGGCTTGCGCGCTTGACTCGCCTTTTAATTTTTCTTTTTGATACAATGTTTGGAATGGATCGGATGCGTTCATGATCGTTTCTTTCGATTCTCTCGAAACTCCTTTGTTACGCGATGCACAAAATTCTCAAGGAAGTGAATGGGACACAAGTTGGTTTCTAATTGAGAAGGAATCTTAATAACTTTCGATTCCGGTATCAATTTTTTCAGTTTCCAATAAAAATGCTTTTCGTCCCAACTCGCTTTTTTACCCTAATTTAAGAAAGCGGGCTTCAAATCCCATCTTTTCGAATCATTTTAATTTTTCGATGAATTCTTTCCACCAAACAAACAGGAGAAAATGTAATGGATTTTAAGGCTGGATATCTCCGGTCTTCCATCGGGAGAAAAACTCTCGTGGCAGCGACCGGACTCGTTTATTTCGGCTTTGTGGTTGTTCATATGTTGGGAAATCTTCAGATCTTCCTAGGACAAGAAAAAATCAACGCATATGGCCAATCGCTTAGGGACATCGAACCCCTTCTCTGGGTAGCCAGAATCATTCTGATCGTTAGCTTTATCATACACGTTTATTACGCGATAAAACTCTCAATCGAAAACAAACAAGCTCGCCCGATCGCTTATGCAAAACAATACACGGTTCAAGCGTCTCTCGCTTCCAGAACCATGGCTTTGACGGGACTTTTAATTTTTTCCTTCATCGTGTATCACCTTCTCCACTTTACTCTCGGAGTCACCAATCCGGATCATTTCGCGATGACCGATTCCAAAGGAAGACACGACGTTTTTACGATGGTAATTCTCGGCTTTCAAAATCCGATCGTTGCGGGTTC of Leptospira sanjuanensis contains these proteins:
- a CDS encoding LIC11996 family lipoprotein; the encoded protein is MKKYYSILMLSLLLNCYKFEESQFDPTGALSILRTFFSGATGYTNFMINQYSAFRPAGLDVYVSYVRRNFGLDDSRNRIDLIIASQNGTLMIPTNVPMIGGQITSMVGYGYTAGNTANKYAILFEVLETTGVYNYYYWVGLSLPSAGTRMTFTQFTPPVAGAPIVGFGPFNVGAVEKLVFCQKLGSTTTCYNTNSDFTNLQTIAGPVPTSCTNVYNNGSVGWCADSISGNSYQFYSTNGGVAAFGGPTPITLVSNYKTGAYTNSGPSSFFLSPIGTQSHYLEHGAGTLRITSTFGDLTSMGGLTSPGNSYQQVIALSALSSTDSIYPVRGFVNGSFSYLTFIANAGGNSTPYAFKSNDLGATWTQLNQTSLTLPTPGYPFDPVPSQTAALGFYATTTGGDKLHNFVNIEGDGLKHYVSTNDGATWTLQETITLTSE
- a CDS encoding LA_0442/LA_0875 N-terminal domain-containing protein encodes the protein MKRFTTSSFRSILIFSLFFSMPLWSAQTILLKDGTSLKGEVTGQNEKAITVRTADGGVRTISKRSILKVIYKEVNEDEAKRIRQEEETKIREAKSAEEKKRIEEEAVVINPPVKTSGTRSRWSLVWRSAVLPGWGHYKAERKKTAIVYGALFWTGAVATGLAAKQIESKKAAYDEASLYGQASGNLLFGEAYVGDKRAAYKKSIQDYQSVAAGTALIYLIQLTHAYFTGVEWEKEEIAVTPDGLIRTKGLQLDSMREVNPLNAGSGNAFGWRAEARYNWFF
- a CDS encoding alpha/beta fold hydrolase, which encodes MGEIESGFFQSGGYNLSYKIHKNEKNNAILLFHGFQDASDTFLYQFSFLSQHFDIYRFDYRGHGDSDWLREGNYHFIQTLVDVKTFISRFLPEKFHILGHSMGGGIGARFAGIYPERVLSVVCLEGFMSIQSPEFEKKRLKAWLDTLENNEVGTKERKNKSFSSVDELTLRLKPVYPRLSLEKVRDLAVYLSKKTDSGYQWKNDPLYKRGFPFVFSPYLTRHLWECIDSPTLIIYGKETHLMPENREEILSHFRHLEYIEIENAGHNMHHDQPEKLESLLSEFYSKHGLIVKS
- a CDS encoding DUF309 domain-containing protein, with product MKFDPEIVALFEHITSTNDPELTIDFAYQNAERLFHEGKYFEAHEVLEFQWKKDFGPRKTFLQALIQLSVSLHKIYVKPNGRGSRMQAEKSKEKLESVLNSSALNGLGKKVTLDLISDLESILGLYDGDELHAERVSAFRIPRLPKDWRELFRG
- a CDS encoding aldo/keto reductase, which codes for MNASDPFQTLYQKEKLKGESSAQATKEFAEHSPLRKKYPEDTKTLNPYYTFRGRKLSRIAFGCYRVGLESPEHESALELSLARGFNVIDTSSNYGNGESESLIGKVLHKKIGKGELKREDVFLVTKAGYIQGRNLQIVTELEKQNKEFPEITYYSEGCYHCIHPDFLEDQLERSLKRLGLETVDVFLLHNPEYFLMDREKHNVPKEKAIEQYYERIKNAFRFLEQKRKEGKILYYGISSNTFPEDPQKYTATSLQRVLRIAKEVQNELSLEESGFAVVQFPANLLEIGFLEPQFEGKSLVEIIRENGLLPLINRPLNAISNAGSIFRLSYDPKKSGEGILALLKEELNGIYAQEATILSLLPAGSYKYTFRSVTEPYLDQFQNQDHLSQFLERTVIPIVQQLISQVETIAGPEKQGDYIEILNKSLPILEQYVLQKNAEDRSSVYEKILKYYPQYRGWNLSGIALHLLHSSLREGTVLLGMRKKTYVEDAALSFGTALSEIRIEDWKRFEV
- a CDS encoding succinate:quinone oxidoreductase, whose protein sequence is MDFKAGYLRSSIGRKTLVAATGLVYFGFVVVHMLGNLQIFLGQEKINAYGQSLRDIEPLLWVARIILIVSFIIHVYYAIKLSIENKQARPIAYAKQYTVQASLASRTMALTGLLIFSFIVYHLLHFTLGVTNPDHFAMTDSKGRHDVFTMVILGFQNPIVAGSYIFAMVLLASHISHGVASVFQTLGLSTPELSGKIKAGAILFALIIFIGNTSIPLSILLGYVHP